The genomic segment GCGAAGTGATCGACCACGCCGCATATCAATGGCGCGCCGAGGATTGGCGCGGGCGGCCCTGGGCCGAAACCGTGCTGCTCGAAACCCATGTCGGCACCTTCACACCGGAGGGCAGCTTCCGCGCGATGATCGACAAGCTCGACCATCTGGTCGACACCGGCATCACCGCGCTGGAATTGATGCCGCTCGCCGATTTCCCCGGCACGCGCAATTGGGGCTACGACGGCGTGCTGTGGTATGCGCCGGACAGCACCTATGGCCGTCCCGAGGATCTCAAGGCGCTGATCGACGAGGCGCATCTGCGCGGCCTGATGGTGTTCCTCGACGTCGTCTATAACCATTTCGGCCCCGAAGGGAATTACCTCGGCCAATACGCACCCGGGTTCTTCTCCGATTCGCACACGCCGTGGGGCAACGGCATCAATTACTACGTCGAGCAGGTCCGCGCCTTCGCGATCGAGAATGCGTTGTACTGGTTGGGCGATTATCGTTTCGACGGTCTGCGGCTCGACGCGGTGCATGCGATCCCCGATCAGGGCGAAATCCCGATGCTGGACGAGCTGTCGCGCGAAGTCGGCCGGCTCGCCGCGGAGACCGGGCGCTACGTGCATCTGGTGCTCGAGAACGACGACAACACCGCCGCCGTGCTCGATCCGGTCACCCATCCGCCACGGGGGCAATATCGCGCGCAATGGAACGACGACTACCACCACGCCTGGCACGTCGCGCTGACCGGCGAGACTCACGGCTACTATTCGGATTACGCCAATGCGCCGCTGGCGCATCTTGCGCGCGCGCTCGGCTCCGGCTTCGTGTTTCAGGGCGAGCCGTCGGAACATCGCGGCGGCCAGCCGCGCGGCGAACCGAGCGGAGACCTCGTGCCGCTCGCCTTCATCAACTTCCTGCAGAACCACGACCAGATCGGCAACCGCGCGCTCGGCGACCGGTTGGAAAGCCTGGTCAAGCCGCAGGCGATCGAAGCGGCGCTCGCCGTCACGCTGCTGGCGCCGACGGTGCCGATGCTGTTCATGGGCGAGGAATGGGGCTCGCAGGCGCCGTTCCCGTTCTTCTGCGATTTTCAAGGCGATCTTGCCGAGGCAGTGCGGGCCGGACGGCGCAAGGAATTCGCCGGCGCCTACGACAAATACGGCGGCGAGGTCCCCGATCCGCTCAGCAAGGACGCGTTCGACAGCGCCGTGCTCGATTGGCACGAGCGCGACCAGGGCCCCGGCGCCGCGCGTCTGGCGCTGGTCAAGCGCCTGCTCGCCATCCGCCACCGCGAGATCGTGCCGCGGCTCGACAGCTCGCGGTTCGGCGACGCTCGGATCACCGGCGACGGCCTGCTGAAGGCATTCTGGCGGCTCACCGACGGTGCGACGCTCGAACTCGTCGCCAATCTGTCGGACGACGAACGTGACGGCGGGGCGCCACCCGCGGTGGGAACGATTCTATGGGGCGGCGATTGGAACCGGATCATTCCGCCTTGGGCGGTGTCCTGGCGCCTCGAGCATCCGTAATGCCTCCTGCGATACCCACTGCCACCTATCGCCTGCAACTCACCGCTGATTTTGGATTCGACGCCGCCGCGGCGATCGTCCCCTATCTGGAACGGCTCGGCATTTCGCACGTCTATGCCTCGCCGTTCATGAAAGCCCGCAAGG from the Rhodopseudomonas palustris genome contains:
- the treZ gene encoding malto-oligosyltrehalose trehalohydrolase; this translates as MTLRSFGPRLTGNGVEFRIWAPNAKRVDVVLDRPHPMRRDARGWYTTHIDGIGAGARYRFLIDGSLDVPDPASLFQPEDLAGPSEVIDHAAYQWRAEDWRGRPWAETVLLETHVGTFTPEGSFRAMIDKLDHLVDTGITALELMPLADFPGTRNWGYDGVLWYAPDSTYGRPEDLKALIDEAHLRGLMVFLDVVYNHFGPEGNYLGQYAPGFFSDSHTPWGNGINYYVEQVRAFAIENALYWLGDYRFDGLRLDAVHAIPDQGEIPMLDELSREVGRLAAETGRYVHLVLENDDNTAAVLDPVTHPPRGQYRAQWNDDYHHAWHVALTGETHGYYSDYANAPLAHLARALGSGFVFQGEPSEHRGGQPRGEPSGDLVPLAFINFLQNHDQIGNRALGDRLESLVKPQAIEAALAVTLLAPTVPMLFMGEEWGSQAPFPFFCDFQGDLAEAVRAGRRKEFAGAYDKYGGEVPDPLSKDAFDSAVLDWHERDQGPGAARLALVKRLLAIRHREIVPRLDSSRFGDARITGDGLLKAFWRLTDGATLELVANLSDDERDGGAPPAVGTILWGGDWNRIIPPWAVSWRLEHP